A stretch of the Haloarcula ordinaria genome encodes the following:
- a CDS encoding CPBP family intramembrane glutamic endopeptidase: MYVSILAAMLVFGVVARPIVETLAPDLSVIGIRVVLNWVFVALVVGLVSWLGWWRKVRLTAPIASGGRRYLLVLAALLVVPLGVTLALTPAPFAVPEFTILDGQTLSTAGVVVLVVVGFALGAAVSEELLYRGVVLRSFESRGRIPAALAASVLFGASHLSLLAVGVPLSEVLLVSVLSAVSGIGLAAVAFRLGTLWPLVGWHFLQNSFPAFLTPEAMAVFVPVNVAVVLGVAILGTWLLWTDRNVRVADDEMQADTPTQPTGNRI, translated from the coding sequence TTGTACGTCAGTATTCTTGCGGCGATGCTGGTGTTCGGCGTGGTCGCTCGCCCTATAGTCGAGACACTCGCCCCAGACCTCTCGGTCATCGGTATCCGGGTCGTCCTCAACTGGGTGTTCGTCGCGCTCGTCGTCGGCCTGGTTTCCTGGCTGGGCTGGTGGCGGAAGGTCCGGCTGACCGCACCGATAGCATCGGGCGGCCGCCGGTATCTGCTCGTGCTGGCCGCACTGTTGGTCGTCCCGCTGGGAGTAACCCTCGCGCTCACCCCGGCGCCATTCGCGGTCCCAGAGTTTACGATCCTCGATGGACAGACCCTCTCGACGGCCGGCGTCGTCGTGCTCGTCGTCGTCGGGTTCGCCCTCGGGGCGGCCGTCTCGGAGGAACTCCTGTACCGTGGTGTCGTCCTCCGGAGTTTCGAGTCGCGGGGGCGGATTCCCGCGGCGCTCGCGGCCAGTGTCCTCTTCGGCGCCTCCCACCTCTCGCTGCTCGCAGTTGGCGTGCCTCTGAGTGAAGTGTTACTCGTCAGCGTGTTGAGTGCCGTCTCTGGTATCGGGCTCGCGGCGGTCGCGTTCAGACTGGGGACGCTGTGGCCCCTGGTCGGGTGGCACTTCCTCCAGAACTCCTTTCCGGCGTTCCTCACCCCCGAGGCGATGGCGGTGTTCGTTCCCGTCAATGTCGCCGTCGTCCTCGGGGTCGCCATCCTCGGGACGTGGCTCCTCTGGACGGATCGCAACGTCAGAGTCGCTGACGATGAGATGCAGGCCGATACACCCACTCAGCCCACTGGGAACAGGATATAG
- a CDS encoding CPBP family intramembrane glutamic endopeptidase yields the protein MQLISRDSRIVSDLSEPDALVRAGWFVGLTLVLSLAIYIPVIASAHGWIGVAVPPGLSALAIFTPAVVAIVLHVYDNGIGGLRTAFRPLITWRFGLRWWTVVLGLAPVMLGLSYAAYLSLGGALKPAPALAQLDGPLGLAIVPIALLVTLFLSMGEELGWRGYLLPLLQTRFGAAIASFVLGVCWFAWHIPLQFVPGDANSGFPLPLWGLSIVATAFVYTWLFNNTGGSVLAVTLFHGLFNTLGPFIALHPSVTGNPLSAYVLAGVNVTFAVIILALYGTASFTRPQKTGVTSAGGK from the coding sequence ATGCAACTGATTTCAAGAGACAGTCGGATCGTGTCGGACCTCTCTGAGCCCGACGCGCTTGTGCGAGCTGGCTGGTTCGTTGGGTTGACGCTCGTGCTCTCGTTGGCCATCTACATTCCCGTTATCGCCTCGGCCCACGGGTGGATCGGGGTGGCAGTGCCTCCGGGACTATCGGCACTCGCGATTTTCACGCCTGCAGTGGTCGCGATCGTGTTGCACGTCTATGATAACGGTATCGGCGGTCTTCGGACCGCGTTCCGTCCACTCATTACGTGGCGGTTCGGGCTCCGTTGGTGGACCGTCGTACTGGGGCTCGCACCAGTCATGCTTGGTCTGAGCTACGCAGCGTATCTCTCTCTCGGAGGAGCCCTTAAGCCTGCACCAGCACTAGCACAACTTGATGGACCACTCGGTCTCGCCATCGTACCGATTGCACTGCTGGTGACACTCTTCCTCTCGATGGGCGAAGAACTCGGTTGGCGTGGCTATCTCCTTCCCCTCTTACAGACGCGGTTCGGCGCGGCTATCGCGAGTTTCGTTCTTGGCGTGTGCTGGTTCGCCTGGCACATTCCGCTCCAGTTCGTTCCTGGGGACGCCAATAGTGGGTTCCCACTCCCGCTCTGGGGACTGTCGATCGTCGCAACGGCGTTCGTCTACACTTGGCTGTTCAACAACACCGGGGGGAGTGTGCTCGCAGTCACGCTCTTCCACGGACTGTTCAATACGCTCGGACCGTTCATCGCGCTACACCCGAGCGTGACGGGGAATCCACTCTCGGCATACGTTCTCGCTGGGGTGAACGTCACATTTGCCGTCATCATCCTCGCGCTGTATGGCACTGCGTCCTTTACGCGCCCACAGAAAACAGGAGTCACCTCGGCTGGAGGGAAGTAA
- a CDS encoding site-specific integrase yields MRIEATDGNEHKVWLTDSEIEDLRRATNSQRDDLVIQLGAFVGLRAFEMPQVRPVDVKQTESGQYRLRVEAGKDTSGKGGKPRDAYLPDSVERDLQRFQNERNIAPKDPFIDLSQPGVRAVIRRTAQRAARETGDEDFEKVSTHDLRRRFAQRLLVDQQMNPRVVMAVGGWDSFAAIEPYLNAPSEDVIDDAFVEVGL; encoded by the coding sequence ATGCGAATCGAAGCGACAGACGGGAACGAACACAAGGTCTGGCTCACCGACAGCGAGATCGAAGACCTCCGACGCGCCACCAACAGTCAGCGCGACGACCTCGTCATCCAGCTGGGCGCGTTCGTCGGCCTCCGCGCCTTCGAGATGCCCCAGGTCCGCCCCGTCGACGTGAAGCAAACCGAGAGCGGCCAGTACCGCCTCCGCGTCGAAGCCGGCAAGGACACCAGCGGGAAGGGTGGAAAGCCACGCGACGCCTACCTCCCCGACAGCGTCGAGCGCGACCTTCAACGGTTCCAGAACGAGCGCAACATCGCTCCGAAAGACCCCTTTATCGATCTGTCCCAACCAGGTGTCCGCGCCGTGATCCGCCGGACTGCCCAACGGGCAGCTCGGGAGACTGGTGACGAGGACTTCGAGAAGGTGAGCACGCACGATCTCCGCCGTCGGTTCGCCCAGCGCCTCCTGGTCGACCAGCAAATGAACCCGCGCGTCGTGATGGCTGTCGGCGGCTGGGACAGTTTCGCCGCCATCGAACCCTATCTGAACGCTCCGAGCGAGGACGTCATCGATGACGCGTTCGTAGAAGTAGGGCTGTAG
- a CDS encoding HalOD1 output domain-containing protein produces MEYETENNHSPVQAIVTALADAADIDPVDLPPISEHVDPAALNALFDPHDRTTDGDTVLSFQVDPWNVFVRSDGFIRVCDATQRTDLVPFLHLSAPNTTSL; encoded by the coding sequence GTGGAGTACGAGACTGAAAATAATCACTCTCCGGTACAGGCCATTGTTACGGCGCTGGCGGATGCTGCTGATATCGATCCAGTCGATCTCCCGCCGATAAGTGAGCATGTTGACCCGGCTGCACTCAACGCTCTGTTTGATCCCCATGACAGAACCACAGACGGAGACACTGTTCTCAGTTTTCAGGTAGATCCTTGGAACGTATTCGTCCGCTCCGACGGCTTCATCCGCGTCTGTGACGCGACACAGCGAACCGATCTGGTCCCGTTTTTGCATCTATCAGCACCTAACACGACTTCTCTTTGA
- a CDS encoding type IV pilin N-terminal domain-containing protein, with protein MRSEDAVSSVISVVLMVGIVVILGAVVSVFALGIGESVDSTAPSATFEFEVQANGDVQVTHASGDSFDGDQLRFAGAALEKTSVGSINEWSGGDVTAGDSATVNAKGGDTLRLIWQSPKDDTTGTIAQYDVPNSANPQASIGGFGYPASHDARINGKVTIKNLQFSRAHDDRVYVTVEDEPAGGSTSAARYFDSSGDDLIFSDATGSGLTDQNIGSSETITVTIYETDKKQVRVMTATFVT; from the coding sequence ATGAGGTCCGAGGATGCCGTCTCGTCAGTCATTTCGGTCGTCCTGATGGTGGGTATCGTGGTGATACTGGGGGCTGTCGTCTCTGTGTTCGCGCTAGGAATCGGAGAGAGCGTAGATAGTACCGCTCCAAGTGCGACGTTTGAGTTTGAGGTGCAAGCCAATGGTGACGTTCAGGTGACCCACGCAAGCGGTGACTCGTTTGACGGCGACCAGTTGCGGTTCGCGGGAGCCGCACTCGAAAAAACGTCGGTCGGTAGTATCAACGAATGGAGTGGGGGTGATGTCACCGCGGGCGACTCAGCGACGGTCAATGCCAAAGGCGGCGATACCCTACGGCTCATCTGGCAATCCCCGAAGGATGATACGACCGGAACAATCGCACAGTACGACGTGCCGAATAGCGCTAACCCACAGGCCTCAATCGGGGGTTTTGGATATCCAGCCTCGCACGATGCTCGGATAAATGGAAAAGTCACGATTAAGAACCTCCAATTCAGCCGGGCTCACGACGACCGTGTCTACGTCACTGTGGAAGACGAGCCGGCCGGTGGGAGTACCTCAGCAGCGCGGTACTTCGATTCGTCGGGGGATGATTTGATCTTTTCAGATGCGACGGGGAGTGGGCTTACGGATCAGAATATCGGGTCCAGTGAGACGATTACGGTAACGATATACGAGACGGACAAGAAACAAGTCAGAGTAATGACTGCTACGTTCGTAACCTGA
- a CDS encoding hybrid sensor histidine kinase/response regulator has product MNDFTREAGDLRHESSTVSRFNFLVLTVEAAVVQRFTRAAATYLERENDRFRITTVPDASAGREMLTDEVFDCVVSDYDLPGQNGIVFLRTVREQFPDLPFILYTGKGSEEVAMEAISAGVTDYLQKESGTDQYTVLANRITNAVESHRSEQKLAEQNRDLQRYKQMINSMNEAACIYDESGRFVVVNEYLANWYNTTKEQLKGQKSRLIPIIRDQSADSDPYQALLDGRREQLSGEVEVEFSHRGDVVLEYRLVRLTVDGVLEGIVGVARDITEHKDRERKLRRERDRLDEFAGVVSHDIQNPLTVAKGRLELAKGECDSDHLAGLGTALDRITRITEDVLWLAREGRAIGAVDAVMVAHTIDKAWDIVGEQTEHAELHYADETVSSLSVEADDDRLCQLFENLFGNAIKHGGADTTVTVGALDNGFYIEDDGPGIPEERRTDVFSAGYSTDEEGTGFGLSIVERVVEAHGWEINLTESAEGGARFEITGIELTTA; this is encoded by the coding sequence CTGAACGACTTTACTCGTGAAGCGGGAGATCTTAGACATGAATCATCGACGGTTTCCCGCTTCAACTTCCTCGTTCTAACGGTCGAAGCCGCCGTCGTCCAGCGATTCACCAGAGCCGCTGCGACATATCTTGAACGTGAGAACGATCGCTTTCGGATCACCACGGTACCCGATGCCAGTGCTGGGCGTGAAATGCTCACCGACGAAGTGTTCGACTGTGTGGTCTCCGACTACGATTTGCCTGGACAAAACGGAATCGTGTTTCTTCGCACCGTCCGTGAACAATTCCCCGATCTTCCGTTTATTTTGTATACAGGGAAGGGATCTGAGGAAGTCGCGATGGAGGCCATCTCTGCAGGCGTTACAGACTATCTTCAAAAAGAGAGTGGGACTGATCAGTACACCGTCTTAGCCAACCGGATCACCAATGCCGTCGAATCGCACCGGTCAGAACAGAAACTGGCCGAACAGAACCGTGACCTCCAGCGGTACAAACAGATGATAAACTCGATGAACGAGGCCGCCTGTATCTACGACGAGTCCGGACGCTTCGTGGTCGTAAACGAATATCTGGCTAACTGGTACAACACCACCAAAGAACAGCTCAAAGGCCAGAAAAGTAGGTTGATCCCGATTATACGTGATCAGTCTGCCGACAGCGATCCCTACCAGGCCCTTCTTGACGGTCGGCGCGAACAACTGTCGGGGGAAGTCGAAGTCGAATTTTCCCACCGAGGAGATGTTGTGTTAGAGTATCGGTTGGTCCGCCTCACTGTAGATGGGGTGCTTGAAGGAATCGTCGGTGTCGCCCGTGATATCACCGAACACAAAGATCGTGAGCGAAAACTTCGCCGAGAGCGGGACCGTCTTGACGAGTTTGCGGGTGTCGTCAGTCACGACATCCAGAACCCACTGACCGTAGCGAAAGGTCGTTTAGAGCTCGCAAAAGGAGAGTGTGACAGCGATCATCTTGCTGGACTCGGGACCGCATTAGACCGTATTACGCGAATTACTGAGGATGTCCTCTGGCTGGCGCGAGAAGGACGAGCCATCGGTGCGGTGGATGCTGTTATGGTGGCCCATACGATAGACAAAGCTTGGGACATTGTCGGAGAGCAGACAGAGCACGCCGAGTTACACTACGCAGACGAGACGGTTTCCTCACTCTCTGTTGAAGCAGACGATGATCGACTGTGCCAACTCTTCGAAAACCTGTTCGGAAACGCGATTAAACACGGTGGAGCAGACACAACGGTCACAGTCGGTGCGCTGGACAATGGCTTCTATATCGAAGACGATGGGCCTGGTATCCCCGAAGAGAGACGTACTGACGTGTTTAGCGCCGGCTACTCAACCGACGAGGAAGGAACGGGATTCGGGTTGAGCATCGTCGAGCGGGTGGTCGAAGCTCACGGATGGGAAATCAACCTGACAGAGAGTGCTGAGGGTGGTGCCAGATTCGAGATTACTGGAATTGAACTCACTACTGCATAG
- a CDS encoding IS6 family transposase, giving the protein MPKISRLSGCRDWIDLDFVERERTPEPAMALGIKSHVAGLSLSDTVELLEDLGVQRSRKAIHDWVQKADLQPESGKSPNQIALDETVIRINDQQFWLYAAADPQSNELLHVRLFATTTTTLTEIFLHELRQKHDVETAVFLVDGAQHLQTALSRAGFRFQMRRHGNRNAVERIFREFKRRTSSFSNCFSHVDPETAENWLQTFARWHNAPN; this is encoded by the coding sequence ATGCCAAAAATCAGCCGCCTCAGCGGATGTAGAGACTGGATTGATTTGGATTTTGTGGAGCGCGAGCGGACACCCGAGCCGGCGATGGCGCTGGGTATCAAATCGCACGTTGCGGGACTCTCGCTGTCGGATACCGTCGAATTACTCGAAGATCTGGGTGTCCAACGATCGCGGAAAGCAATCCACGATTGGGTTCAGAAAGCCGATTTACAGCCCGAATCCGGTAAATCACCGAATCAGATTGCGCTTGACGAAACCGTGATTCGGATCAACGATCAGCAATTCTGGCTGTACGCCGCCGCCGATCCGCAGTCGAACGAACTGCTTCACGTCCGGCTCTTTGCGACGACTACGACCACCCTCACGGAAATTTTCTTGCACGAACTTCGGCAAAAACACGATGTCGAAACTGCTGTCTTTCTCGTCGATGGCGCTCAACACCTCCAAACTGCGCTCTCTCGAGCGGGATTCCGATTTCAGATGCGGCGCCACGGAAATCGGAACGCTGTCGAACGAATTTTTCGAGAGTTCAAGCGTCGAACCTCGTCGTTTTCAAACTGTTTCAGTCACGTCGACCCCGAAACAGCCGAAAATTGGTTGCAGACCTTCGCTCGCTGGCACAATGCTCCAAACTAA
- a CDS encoding CPBP family intramembrane glutamic endopeptidase — protein MPLRIFAGLALWWLLGIMMSGLLGTVVTGRSPFFELRGTPVGSIAVTAIDLVVGAISTPVAIYLAGRYVDRRRFRDFGFRVNRAWWADLTFGFVLGGALMTAIFVVQLALGWVTIRGVFVVGGVPHWTFPYWFLLSVGSYLIGSVIEELLHRGFLLTNFAEGFQVGPVDARGAVVVGILLTSGVFAFAHATAPNATAISTASIALAGVFLGLGYALTGELALPIGVHVAWNFFEGNLYGFPISGSTTTSILAIEQHGPDVMTGGAFGPEAGLLGVGAILLGILTTIAWVRYHRGGSGIQLAVTNRETL, from the coding sequence ATGCCGCTCCGAATCTTCGCCGGACTCGCCCTCTGGTGGCTCCTCGGAATCATGATGTCCGGCCTCCTGGGAACGGTCGTTACCGGCCGGTCACCCTTCTTTGAACTCCGAGGGACTCCGGTTGGCAGTATCGCCGTGACCGCGATCGACCTTGTAGTCGGCGCCATCTCCACGCCTGTGGCCATCTACCTGGCCGGTCGGTACGTGGATCGCCGGCGGTTCCGCGATTTCGGTTTCCGCGTCAATCGCGCGTGGTGGGCCGACCTCACGTTCGGGTTCGTCCTGGGAGGCGCGTTGATGACGGCCATCTTCGTGGTCCAGTTGGCACTCGGCTGGGTCACAATACGCGGCGTTTTCGTCGTCGGTGGCGTCCCCCACTGGACGTTTCCGTACTGGTTCCTGCTCTCGGTGGGGTCCTACCTCATCGGATCCGTGATCGAAGAACTCCTTCACCGAGGTTTCCTGCTGACGAACTTCGCCGAGGGGTTCCAGGTCGGGCCAGTCGACGCCCGCGGGGCCGTGGTGGTGGGGATACTACTGACGAGCGGTGTCTTTGCGTTCGCACATGCTACGGCACCGAACGCGACGGCTATCAGTACGGCGTCGATTGCGCTCGCGGGTGTGTTCCTCGGGCTCGGGTACGCCTTGACTGGGGAACTCGCGCTCCCGATCGGTGTCCACGTCGCGTGGAACTTCTTCGAGGGGAACCTCTACGGATTCCCCATCAGTGGCTCGACGACGACGAGCATCCTCGCAATCGAGCAGCATGGCCCAGACGTCATGACCGGCGGTGCGTTTGGCCCCGAGGCTGGTCTCCTCGGTGTGGGCGCTATTCTTCTCGGTATCCTCACGACTATCGCTTGGGTGCGATATCATCGAGGTGGCTCTGGAATTCAACTGGCAGTCACGAACCGAGAGACTCTGTGA
- a CDS encoding ABC transporter permease subunit — MSWAVVARKDFQDARLSKALWAITGAFVLLSAGMAVIYATVPELSRDIGAVSTLGYLTLLLAAMTLFVSIAAIVIGAGAIAGERDRGSSKLLLGFPHSRADVVLGKLLGRTAVLAVAILVGLAVTLAVILVLFQSFSPVDYAVFAVVTLLFALVYVGIMVAVSATTGSGGRAMAFGVGVFVLLEFLGDLLAPAVMFVVNGFSFGGVTTVPGWYAFLNVVTPSAAYQNALGWFLGDGTTAALSLGGMLDGPVPFYLTGWASIVILVLWLVVPLALGYRRFAAADL, encoded by the coding sequence ATGAGCTGGGCCGTCGTTGCTCGAAAAGACTTCCAGGATGCTCGACTCTCGAAGGCGCTCTGGGCCATCACTGGTGCATTCGTCCTCCTGTCGGCAGGGATGGCCGTCATCTACGCCACCGTCCCGGAACTCAGCCGAGATATCGGAGCAGTGAGTACGCTGGGCTATCTGACGCTACTGCTGGCCGCGATGACGCTGTTCGTCTCCATCGCGGCCATCGTCATCGGAGCGGGAGCGATCGCCGGTGAGCGTGACCGCGGCTCGAGCAAGCTCCTGCTTGGCTTTCCCCACAGCCGCGCGGACGTGGTTCTCGGAAAACTCCTCGGACGTACCGCGGTACTCGCGGTCGCCATTCTCGTCGGCCTCGCCGTCACGCTAGCGGTGATCCTCGTGTTGTTCCAGTCGTTCTCGCCGGTCGACTACGCGGTCTTCGCTGTGGTCACGCTCCTGTTTGCCCTCGTGTACGTGGGCATCATGGTCGCCGTCTCCGCGACGACCGGGAGCGGTGGACGGGCGATGGCGTTTGGCGTCGGCGTGTTCGTCCTGCTCGAATTCCTCGGCGACCTCCTCGCGCCGGCGGTCATGTTCGTCGTGAACGGGTTCTCTTTCGGCGGGGTCACGACAGTCCCGGGATGGTATGCCTTCCTCAACGTCGTCACACCGTCGGCTGCCTACCAGAACGCCCTCGGGTGGTTCCTCGGTGACGGCACGACGGCAGCCCTGAGCCTCGGCGGGATGCTGGACGGTCCGGTCCCGTTCTACCTCACGGGCTGGGCCAGCATCGTAATCCTCGTACTCTGGCTCGTCGTTCCGCTGGCACTTGGATACCGGCGCTTTGCCGCCGCCGACCTCTGA
- a CDS encoding CPBP family intramembrane glutamic endopeptidase encodes MSTSTYNQPDVQPRTADSPRRALLVALGLLFAAAIPPLAIVEGFKLVQAQFGYGGDLAVTYIGGGLLATIAIGLIGVAYNRVRPVTVHVPRWLPTVREGGWIVAGVVVSFVAAILIAVGMQLLDAIPPTNFITAAAAERPVLVYGFALFGVLFIVGPVEEYFFRGIVQGRLREQMGAVPAIAIVSVGFALGHVPSYLIGGSDLLSLGVFFALLSIAVGSVILGAIYERTQNLVVVIVIHSLFNAISVSLALVAVLGA; translated from the coding sequence ATGTCGACTTCAACTTACAACCAGCCGGATGTACAGCCCCGAACTGCCGATAGCCCGCGGCGGGCGCTTCTCGTCGCTCTCGGGCTGCTATTTGCCGCAGCCATTCCCCCACTGGCAATCGTCGAGGGCTTCAAGCTCGTGCAGGCACAGTTCGGGTACGGTGGCGACCTCGCGGTCACCTACATCGGCGGTGGCCTCCTCGCAACCATAGCCATCGGCCTGATTGGCGTCGCGTACAACCGCGTCCGACCGGTCACTGTCCACGTGCCTCGATGGCTCCCGACGGTGCGCGAGGGTGGCTGGATCGTCGCGGGTGTCGTCGTTTCGTTTGTCGCCGCAATTCTGATCGCGGTCGGGATGCAGTTGCTCGACGCGATACCGCCAACGAACTTTATCACCGCTGCGGCCGCCGAACGACCGGTGTTGGTGTACGGATTTGCACTCTTCGGTGTGCTGTTCATCGTCGGCCCCGTCGAGGAGTACTTTTTCCGAGGTATCGTCCAGGGTCGCCTCCGCGAACAGATGGGAGCAGTGCCGGCCATCGCCATCGTTTCAGTCGGCTTCGCGCTGGGACACGTTCCGAGCTACTTGATCGGCGGATCGGATCTACTCTCGCTGGGCGTCTTCTTCGCCCTTCTGAGCATCGCCGTCGGGTCGGTCATCCTCGGTGCGATCTACGAGCGTACCCAAAACCTCGTCGTGGTCATCGTGATCCACAGCCTGTTCAACGCAATCAGCGTCAGCTTAGCACTGGTCGCCGTTCTCGGAGCGTGA